The Nostoc sp. PCC 7524 nucleotide sequence TGTTTAAACTGCCGATGCCGTAGAATAACTGTTGAATAAACCACCAAAATAAGTAGAAATAAGCTGGTAGCTGAATTGGGATATATATCAAAATTAAGGGCAAAATTGTATCTATTTTGGCTTGGGGATATTTCATCACGTAAGCCCCTAAAACAGCTGCGATCGCTCCATTTGCCCCAATCAATGGTACCGTTAAACTCGGTTCAATGAGGATTTGTCCTATTCCTGTTAAAACACCAGCAATAAGATAAAATCCCAAATACCGTCTATGTCCTAGAATATTCTCTACAGTCTTGCCAAACACCCACAAAAATAGCAAATTACCTAAAATCTGACTAAAACTGCCGTGAAGAAAGATTCCCAATAATAGAGAAAATAAACGTCCTACAACCACTATCCAAGCGGCAGGATTAATGAACAGTGCATGATGAATAGCTGTACTCATCTGGGCTGGAATCACACCCCAAGCATTGACAAAAGCACCTAACTCGCCGCTAACTTCTAATTTGAGTTCCCATAAAAATATCAAGATATTAATACCAATCAACCAATAGTTAACCATTGGTTGCTTATAAGAACGTAAATTATCACTAATAGGAATCATAAGGGTTAGTCAATAGGTAATAGGCAATAGGCAATAGGCAATAGGCAATAGGCAATAGGCAATAGGTAATAGGCAATAGGTAATAGGTAATAGGCAATAGGCAATAGGCAATAGTCATTAGTTATTAGTTTTTCTCCTCTGCTCCCCTACTTCTTCCCAACGGTATCCGATGCAGGGATACATACCAAGCAGAGTAACTCTTTAAATTTACAAAGGTTAAGTTACATAATTTGTACCTCAATCGAATTCGTCGTCAAATTTCCAGCTATATCAGTAGCATGAAGGGTCAATATACGGACACCTGTTTGCACACCGGATAAATTCAATTCCTGGTCGAATTCCCCATTATCATCTACACTCACAGTTATTTCATTTCCCTGATCAAACTGATAAGTTAAATTAGCAAGACCAGAGCCATTTTCTTGGACTGTGCCTTGCAATCTAGAGCCTAGTTGCAATTGTGCATTTGCAATTGGACTTGTGACATTAAGTAAGGGAGCCTTAGTATCAACTCGCCATTCAAATGTGGAGGGGAGACTAACGTTACCAGCAGCGTCTATGGCTTTGACACTAATTTGTTGAACTCCATCAGCCAAAGCAGTAGCTTCAATTTGCCAGGTTCCGTTACTGGGGGTTTTACCTAAAATCTCAACCTGATTAAATAGCTCAACCCAGGTGTTAACTTCTGCTTCTCCCGTCAGTAGTGGGCTATTAGTATTTACCTGATCTACAGTGATGTCTGTGGGTGCAAGAGGATCTGTGGTGTCTAAGATAAAGTCAAGAGCAAAAGTTTTTTCTTCTTTCCAGGCATTCATAGCTTTAAGTGATAAGGTGTAGCTACCATCCTGCAAGTTTTGACCATTTATTTGGGCTAACAGTTGTCGGCTTAAGACAAAACTACCATCTGGTTTTAGCTGAGACAAGATATCGACAAAACCATCAGTTCCTAACAGACTGGCTTGTAGTTGGGTAATTGGCGTTAGAGATAACAGATTACCCTCCACTGCAAAATCTGAAGTGATACCATCCAATTGGCTTATACCTGTATCATTAACCAAAGCAGCCAGTAATTGGGGAGATGTGTTGTTAAATGTGCCGTTATCTAGGGCATACTTCAACAATCGCTGACCTAAATTTGTTTGTGACCAAACCTTGCCTTTAGCGATTAATTCAGATAATGTCAATCCTTTACCAACAGCACCTTTGAGTTGGAAAATAATGTCATTAAAATCCTTGTCAGATTTGCCATCTAAACGCAAATCTTCAAAACCGAAGACACCACCATTCAAATCGCCAGGGTCTAGCCGTCCCATTTGAGTTAGTCCTCTAGGATTAGCCGCAGATATGGAGAATAAAGGACGTTTAGCACCATTAATGGCTGCATTATTGAAAACTTCCTGTACAGTGCCATTGGGAACAAGGACAAAGGCAAATCTGGTGTTGGCGTTGAGTTGAACAGTGATCGGTGCTGAATAAATACCATCATTTTTGTCTACTTCTCCTAATTCACCTTGGAAGCGCGCTCCTTGGATAGAATCGGAGATGAGGATGTAGCCTAAATTTGAGTTACTGAGGGCGCGACGGGCTGCTTCTCTGACAAATTCCGTAGAACCAGGAGCTAATGTGTCCATGCCTTCTAAGCTGAAAAGAGCCAGTTCTCCATTATAGGTACCTGCATCGGCTAAAAAGTCAACAGTGATTTGCCCAGTGAGATTGACTAGGAAGATACCAACTGGTAAGGATTCAACAGTCAATGGTGGTTGTACAGGAGGGGGTGAGACAATTGTAGCTTGATTGAATGGTTTGACCGTGACGGTTAGGCGATCGCTAGTTACAGCACCATCATCATCAGTAACTGTCAGGGTAACAGTAAAAGAGCCACTTTCTGTGTAGGTGTAGATGGGTTTGAGAGTTCCTGTAGCTGTAACGCCATTGCCAAAGTCCCAATTAATGGTATGGGTGTCCAAAGTACCAACATCGCTGAAACTGCCACTCAAGTTAATCAAGCCACCTTTGTTAATAGTTTGAGCCTTACCAGCTTTGACTACTG carries:
- a CDS encoding rhomboid family intramembrane serine protease, producing MIPISDNLRSYKQPMVNYWLIGINILIFLWELKLEVSGELGAFVNAWGVIPAQMSTAIHHALFINPAAWIVVVGRLFSLLLGIFLHGSFSQILGNLLFLWVFGKTVENILGHRRYLGFYLIAGVLTGIGQILIEPSLTVPLIGANGAIAAVLGAYVMKYPQAKIDTILPLILIYIPIQLPAYFYLFWWFIQQLFYGIGSLNIPPVGVNQASLAYWMQIIGMIIGAAYMRKLSGLKRG
- a CDS encoding PKD domain-containing protein: MDATVSDSGGNNADQLTLLGSVGDDYLVLHTNAVTLGTDNVVNYSGIEVLRISGQAGADKFNINDADAQRVYVDGGEGSDTFNLRNSLTGGTFVSFSDSGSSNDVDTLHTPQSAAVNEIFTVNQGTARYDETIEVYNITPVISSLTGDTNLNEGTPGTWRAIASDSGDDTLTYTWNFGDGSPEVTGAEVNHSYRDNGIYTVTLTVTDDDGGETSRSLNVTVNNIAPVISSLTGDTNLNEGTPGTWRAIASDPGNDTLTYTWNFGDGSPEVTGAEVNHSYRDNGIYTITVIVSDGDGGETSQSLNVTVNNVAPQLTVVESEVNIQEGQTAINSGTFSDIGNDIVTLTASRGTVTQKQDGTWSWEFNSTDGPNETQTVIITAEDSEGARTQISFNLIVNNVIPSITSIEVPTSLNEGQEGSFSALATDVKNDNLTYIWDFGDGSTKVTGSAVKHIYGDNGIYIGTLTVTDDDGGVTSQQFNVTVNNVAPVVKAGKAQTINKGGLINLSGSFSDVGTLDTHTINWDFGNGVTATGTLKPIYTYTESGSFTVTLTVTDDDGAVTSDRLTVTVKPFNQATIVSPPPVQPPLTVESLPVGIFLVNLTGQITVDFLADAGTYNGELALFSLEGMDTLAPGSTEFVREAARRALSNSNLGYILISDSIQGARFQGELGEVDKNDGIYSAPITVQLNANTRFAFVLVPNGTVQEVFNNAAINGAKRPLFSISAANPRGLTQMGRLDPGDLNGGVFGFEDLRLDGKSDKDFNDIIFQLKGAVGKGLTLSELIAKGKVWSQTNLGQRLLKYALDNGTFNNTSPQLLAALVNDTGISQLDGITSDFAVEGNLLSLTPITQLQASLLGTDGFVDILSQLKPDGSFVLSRQLLAQINGQNLQDGSYTLSLKAMNAWKEEKTFALDFILDTTDPLAPTDITVDQVNTNSPLLTGEAEVNTWVELFNQVEILGKTPSNGTWQIEATALADGVQQISVKAIDAAGNVSLPSTFEWRVDTKAPLLNVTSPIANAQLQLGSRLQGTVQENGSGLANLTYQFDQGNEITVSVDDNGEFDQELNLSGVQTGVRILTLHATDIAGNLTTNSIEVQIM